Proteins from a single region of Oceanispirochaeta sp. M1:
- a CDS encoding bifunctional ornithine acetyltransferase/N-acetylglutamate synthase, which translates to MNRYHSEQQYLEELERNSALPEGFSIAVKSLNFIPEEKKDGPAAAMNMTAIVLDKPTPSFGAVFTKNAFPGAPVRIGRQLLNEETVQGVLINNKISNVCTPNGEDDARAVLSAFAGAMAGTLQAPLFPSSTGVIGWSLPVKAMEDACPDLQSSLQKDSFLPAAKSIMTTDAFPKLRSVSLGTGRISGIAKGAGMIEPNMATMLSFLLTDVSLPREMMRRVLKRVVDQSYNTISIDSDQSTSDSVLFFSSGCLPEVSEKELENALLHLCKTLSEDIVRNGEGCGHVIKVNVERAVSDIQARGFAKALVNSPLSKTAVFGNDPNVGRFIQALGDYAGNNDIELDETAVSLRLGDEVIYSSGRFQLDSEKESRLSDYLKERALPTPCPGYPQHDALVEIFVDLGLGEGRADVMGSDLSYEYVRENADYRT; encoded by the coding sequence ATGAATCGGTATCATTCTGAACAGCAGTATCTTGAAGAACTGGAGCGCAACAGTGCTCTGCCTGAAGGATTCAGCATTGCTGTAAAATCACTCAACTTTATTCCTGAAGAGAAGAAGGACGGACCAGCCGCCGCAATGAATATGACGGCCATCGTTCTTGATAAACCCACACCCTCCTTTGGGGCTGTTTTTACCAAAAACGCATTTCCCGGGGCACCCGTCAGAATCGGGCGGCAGCTTCTGAATGAGGAAACTGTGCAGGGTGTTTTGATTAATAATAAAATTTCAAATGTATGTACTCCCAATGGCGAGGATGATGCCCGGGCGGTCCTCTCCGCTTTTGCCGGAGCCATGGCTGGAACACTGCAGGCGCCGCTGTTTCCCTCTTCCACCGGGGTCATCGGTTGGTCTCTTCCAGTTAAAGCCATGGAAGATGCCTGTCCTGATCTGCAATCGTCATTACAGAAGGATTCTTTTCTTCCAGCGGCTAAATCTATTATGACAACTGATGCGTTTCCTAAACTGCGATCAGTCTCTTTGGGAACGGGACGAATCAGCGGTATTGCCAAGGGCGCCGGAATGATCGAGCCCAATATGGCTACCATGCTCTCCTTTCTCCTTACTGATGTCAGTCTGCCCAGAGAAATGATGCGGCGAGTGTTAAAGCGTGTAGTAGATCAGAGCTATAACACAATTTCAATTGACAGTGATCAGAGCACAAGTGATTCCGTACTGTTTTTCTCATCCGGCTGCCTTCCGGAGGTGAGTGAAAAGGAACTTGAGAATGCTCTGCTTCATCTGTGTAAAACTCTATCAGAGGATATCGTCCGTAACGGTGAGGGCTGCGGGCATGTTATAAAGGTAAACGTAGAGAGAGCCGTTTCGGATATTCAGGCTAGGGGTTTTGCGAAGGCCCTTGTGAACTCTCCTCTCAGTAAGACTGCAGTCTTCGGCAACGATCCCAATGTCGGACGTTTTATTCAGGCCCTTGGAGACTATGCTGGAAATAATGATATAGAACTGGATGAGACGGCTGTAAGTCTCAGGCTCGGTGATGAAGTAATATACAGCTCCGGCCGCTTTCAGCTGGACAGTGAAAAAGAGAGCAGGCTCAGTGACTATCTGAAGGAGCGGGCTCTCCCTACACCCTGTCCGGGATATCCGCAGCATGATGCTCTGGTAGAGATCTTTGTCGATCTCGGGCTTGGAGAGGGCCGTGCCGATGTCATGGGTTCGGATCTTTCCTATGAATATGTCCGGGAAAATGCGGATTACAGAACCTGA